In Sphingobacteriia bacterium, the DNA window TTTTGCTTAAATGTTCTACCATATTATGAGCAAGGGCAAATGAGTAATTAGCATCAAGAAGATATAAGATGTCATATTTTTTATTATCATTTTTATAGCCTGAAGGTAAGCCTATAAGAAGCCTATATTTGATACCTACTTGTTTTGACTCTAAATATCTTACTTCTGTGTTTGGAAGCTTAACTTGCTCAATGTCTAGCGCAAAAGTGCTTTTATTAAGGATTAAAATGAGAAGTATAACTCTGACAAACATGTTATAAACCTAAAAATAAATTTTTATAATTTTCAAAAACTTAAATAATTAATCTCAATTGGACAATTATATTCATAATATACAACTTGCACAATGATTAATCAAAGGTTAAAATATGGTTAATATTATTTCAATAATTAAATTTTAAAATGGTTTTAGTATGTTAAATAAACAACAAGAATTTGAAAATGCTTTCTATAATAACGATTTTATAACTATGGAAGAATTAACAGCACAAGGTGGTTAAACGTTAATATTAAAAATAAAGATGGTGAAAGCCCATTGCATTTAGCTGCTATTAGAGATGAATCCTATCTTGTTAGGAATTTAGTAGAAAAATGTGGAGCAGATTTAGAAATTAAAAATAATGAAGGAATGACCCCATTATTAAAAGTATGTGCCGCGAAAGGAGATCTTTTTTTCATTTTTAAATACCTTATAAGAAAAGGAGCAAATGTTAACACAATGGATAACCAAAATTTAACTCCTCTTTTTTATGCATATGTTAACAATAAAGCTGAAACTATCACAATTTTAGAACAACAAAATGCTAAATTTAATACTTTTAATCAATCAGCTATTGAAAAAGCACTAATAAAAGCTATTGAGGAAGAAAACATAGAAGCCACACATTTTCTTTTAAATCGCTTAGAAAATTCAAACTATATAGTAAATGATCATAACGATACGCTTTTACATTTTATAATAAAAAGTAAAACTTTAAATAAGCACAAAATTCAAAAAATATATGCTAGTTATGATTACGCTGAAGTAGGAGCAATTGATTATACGGAAACAAGTGTTTTTGAAGAACCTTTAGCCTTAATAATTATCATTATTAATAAGGGTGCTTGGATTACAATTAAAAATAAATTTGGCCAGAATGCTTTAGATTTAGCAAAAGAATTAAATAGAGAGCGTACTTTAAAATATTTAACCGAACTAGAAAATTTTTTAAATGGTAAAACTAATCAAAGTCCATCTGAATTTAATAATTTTATTAAGTACTATAATTTATTTAAAGACTGGCCGGAAGAATTAAAAGTTAAAGCTTATAACTATTTACCTGGGATTATAAAATTAGGCTTTGAAAAAGCAAAAGAATTTAAAGCCTTAGTTGAGGCTATTTATAAAACAAACCCAAATATTGCGTTTGAATATAGCTACCATTATGCAAAAGGCAAAGTTAGTATATTTAGGTCTATATGTAAAAATTGGAGAGAATGGGAGATATATACTAGTAGCGAAGCAAGAAGTCTTGTAAATGAAGATATCATAAGAAATATTATTTCGCAGACTGATCCGATGTCAGATATTACTATAACTTCAATCCTTGATGGAACGTTTAGAAGTGAAGTAGAAAATTGTTTGAATTCAAATACAAATCAGCAAACAAAAAAGTAGGGTAACACCCTACTTTTTTAAGTTTACAAAATTACTCTAAGCCTGTTCTTGCTTTTGTTTTTCAGCTAGCTTTTTAGCAACTGACGGAGAAAGCTGAATGTTAAGCTCTCTTAATTGTTTCTCAGTGACATTTGAAGGAGCTTGCATTAATAAATCTTGCGCTTGCTGGTTCATTGGGAATGCAATAACCTCACGAATATTTGGTTCATCAGCAAGTAACATAACTATACGATCAACACCAGGCGCAATACCGCCATGTGGAGGCGCACCATAAGTAAACGCCTTTATCATACCACCAAACTTTTCATCAACTTCTTTTTGTGAGTAACCTACTATTTCAAAAGCTTTATACATAATTTCAGGTTTATGATTTCTTATTGCACCACTTGAAAGTTCAATACCGTTACAAACAATATCATATTGGAAAGCTTTAATTTTAAGTAATTCTTCGTCATATTTAGCATTTTCTAAAATTTCTAAACCACCTTGTGGCATTGAGAATGGGTTATGACTGAAATCAATTCCTTTCTTTTCATCGTTCCATTCAAAGAATGGGAAATCTATAATCCAGCAGAATTTATAAACATCTTTTTCCAATAAATCTAACTGAACACCAATTTCAGTTCTAGCACGTCCGGCAAGTTTTGCTGCATCACTTTCTTTACCGCAACTGAAGAATACTGCATCACCATTGTTAATTCCTGCAATCTGCTTAAGTTTATTGATTCTTGTTTCATCTAAAAACTTTGCGATTGGACCTTTAGCCTCACCGTTTGTATCAAATATTATATAACCAAGTCCCGGATATCCTAAAGAACGAGCAAATTCATTCATATTATCAAAAAAACTTCTTGGCTTATCAGAGGTTTTTGGAGCAGGAATTGCTCTTACAACAGCGCCATTTGCAATTGATTTAGCGAAAATACTAAAGTCAGAACCTGCAAATACTTCTGTTACATCCGACATAACTATAGGGTTTCTTAAATCTGGCTTATCCGAACCATATTTAAGCATTGCATCATCATAAGTAATCCTTGGGAAAGGATAGTTAGTGACTTGTTTTTTAGTAAATTTTGTGAATAAGTTATATAGAACTGGCTCAATTGTTGAAAACACATCTTCTTGCTCAACATATGACATTTCAATATCAAGCTGATAAAATTCACCAGGAGCTCTATCTGCACGAGCATCTTCATCCCTAAAACATGGAGCTATTTGAAAATAACGATCAAATCCAGATACCATTAAAAGCTGTTTAAATTGCTGAGGAGATTGAGGTAAAGCATAAAATTCTCCAGGGTGTAATCTTGAAGGAACTAAAAAGTCACGTGCTCCTTCAGGTGAACTTGCAGTTAAGATTGGAGTTTGGAATTCTCTAAAGCCTAAAATATGCATTTCTTCACGAATTGTTCTTATAATATCAGTACGAAGTATTATATTTGAATGTAATTTTTCCCGTCTTAAATCAAGGAATCTATATTTAAGCCTTAAATCTTCTGGCGCTTCTTGATCCATATTAACTTGAAAT includes these proteins:
- a CDS encoding ankyrin repeat domain-containing protein; protein product: MHLAAIRDESYLVRNLVEKCGADLEIKNNEGMTPLLKVCAAKGDLFFIFKYLIRKGANVNTMDNQNLTPLFYAYVNNKAETITILEQQNAKFNTFNQSAIEKALIKAIEEENIEATHFLLNRLENSNYIVNDHNDTLLHFIIKSKTLNKHKIQKIYASYDYAEVGAIDYTETSVFEEPLALIIIIINKGAWITIKNKFGQNALDLAKELNRERTLKYLTELENFLNGKTNQSPSEFNNFIKYYNLFKDWPEELKVKAYNYLPGIIKLGFEKAKEFKALVEAIYKTNPNIAFEYSYHYAKGKVSIFRSICKNWREWEIYTSSEARSLVNEDIIRNIISQTDPMSDITITSILDGTFRSEVENCLNSNTNQQTKK
- the aspS gene encoding aspartate--tRNA ligase, translating into MHKYRTHTCGELNKSHVNQIVKLSGWVHRKRDHGNLLFIDIRDHYGLTQLVITNERNFLDLATHIKNESVVTITGKVVARSNETINKNIPTGEIELLVETFEVDSEAKDLPFQVNMDQEAPEDLRLKYRFLDLRREKLHSNIILRTDIIRTIREEMHILGFREFQTPILTASSPEGARDFLVPSRLHPGEFYALPQSPQQFKQLLMVSGFDRYFQIAPCFRDEDARADRAPGEFYQLDIEMSYVEQEDVFSTIEPVLYNLFTKFTKKQVTNYPFPRITYDDAMLKYGSDKPDLRNPIVMSDVTEVFAGSDFSIFAKSIANGAVVRAIPAPKTSDKPRSFFDNMNEFARSLGYPGLGYIIFDTNGEAKGPIAKFLDETRINKLKQIAGINNGDAVFFSCGKESDAAKLAGRARTEIGVQLDLLEKDVYKFCWIIDFPFFEWNDEKKGIDFSHNPFSMPQGGLEILENAKYDEELLKIKAFQYDIVCNGIELSSGAIRNHKPEIMYKAFEIVGYSQKEVDEKFGGMIKAFTYGAPPHGGIAPGVDRIVMLLADEPNIREVIAFPMNQQAQDLLMQAPSNVTEKQLRELNIQLSPSVAKKLAEKQKQEQA